Proteins from a genomic interval of Aquabacterium sp. J223:
- a CDS encoding FAD-dependent oxidoreductase, with the protein MKTVQRSDERILSSDIFDRGSARGGRADLGRWQEPARDIPVYHRTQVLVVGGGPSGTAAAAAAAKAGADVTLLERYNHLGGLSTGGLVIWIDRMTDWQGELVIRGFAEELFDRLPADAVAGPSRADWGNRDPAKAAYWSNRTAAYHGVVTWSPTIDPERLKLLSQDIVLERKVKLVYHSWACQPIVEGGVVKGVTFESKEGRMAILADVVVDATGDGDLFARAGAAFDNDIEEADVHHCMNTSWLFGGVDMNRWIDFKTQRPDDHAAFMAAGREACGLFERPFVSWRNDIALFMGPRQSGYSALDVDDLTEVEVRSHNAMRAHLDFFKARAPGFENAYLMLSAPQIGVRHARRLKGLDSVLRSRWSEGTALPDEVGVTPAVSPKFPNISIPYGALVPVQLDGLLACGRHVSCDKNSHGFMREIPQCWITGQAAGTAAALAAQAGVQPRAVAVPALQAALQRQGVFLRPGAPTAEAGVPAAAAA; encoded by the coding sequence ATGAAGACCGTTCAACGCAGCGACGAGCGCATCCTCAGTTCGGACATCTTCGACCGCGGCAGCGCCCGCGGCGGCCGCGCCGACCTCGGCCGCTGGCAGGAGCCGGCCCGCGACATCCCCGTCTACCACCGCACCCAGGTGCTGGTGGTCGGCGGCGGGCCCTCGGGCACCGCCGCCGCCGCCGCCGCCGCCAAGGCGGGTGCCGACGTCACCCTGCTCGAGCGCTACAACCACCTGGGCGGCCTGTCCACCGGCGGCCTGGTGATCTGGATCGACCGCATGACCGACTGGCAGGGCGAGCTGGTCATCCGCGGCTTCGCCGAGGAGCTGTTCGACCGCCTGCCGGCCGACGCGGTGGCCGGCCCGTCGCGCGCCGACTGGGGCAACCGCGACCCGGCCAAGGCGGCCTACTGGTCCAACCGCACCGCGGCCTACCACGGCGTGGTGACCTGGTCGCCCACGATCGACCCCGAGCGGCTGAAGCTGCTCAGCCAGGACATCGTGCTGGAGCGCAAGGTCAAGCTGGTCTACCACTCGTGGGCCTGCCAGCCCATCGTCGAGGGCGGTGTCGTCAAGGGCGTCACCTTCGAGAGCAAGGAAGGCCGCATGGCCATCCTGGCCGACGTGGTGGTCGACGCCACCGGCGACGGCGACCTCTTCGCCCGCGCCGGCGCGGCCTTCGACAACGACATCGAGGAGGCCGACGTGCACCACTGCATGAACACCTCCTGGCTGTTCGGCGGCGTCGACATGAACCGCTGGATCGACTTCAAGACCCAGCGCCCCGACGACCACGCCGCCTTCATGGCCGCCGGTCGCGAGGCCTGCGGGCTGTTCGAGCGTCCGTTCGTGTCCTGGCGCAACGACATCGCGCTGTTCATGGGGCCGCGCCAGTCGGGCTACTCGGCGCTGGACGTCGACGACCTGACCGAGGTGGAGGTGCGCTCGCACAACGCCATGCGCGCCCACCTGGACTTCTTCAAGGCCCGCGCCCCCGGCTTCGAGAACGCCTACCTGATGCTGTCGGCGCCGCAGATCGGCGTGCGCCACGCGCGGCGGCTGAAGGGCCTGGACAGCGTGCTGCGCAGCCGCTGGTCGGAGGGCACCGCGCTGCCCGACGAGGTCGGCGTCACGCCGGCGGTCAGCCCCAAGTTCCCCAACATCTCGATTCCCTACGGCGCGCTGGTGCCGGTGCAGCTCGACGGCCTGCTGGCCTGCGGCCGGCACGTCAGCTGCGACAAGAACTCGCACGGCTTCATGCGCGAGATCCCGCAGTGCTGGATCACCGGCCAGGCCGCCGGCACCGCCGCCGCGCTGGCCGCCCAGGCCGGCGTGCAGCCGCGGGCGGTGGCGGTGCCGGCGCTGCAGGCCGCCCTGCAACGCCAGGGCGTGTTCCTGCGGCCGGGCGCCCCGACGGCCGAGGCCGGCGTGCCGGCGGCGGCCGCCGCCTGA
- a CDS encoding GMC family oxidoreductase: MSAPTPASGSAAAYDFIVVGAGAAGCLLANRLSADPGHRVLLLEAGGRTDSLWHRVPVGYRYTIGTARADWCHESEPEPGLGGRRLAHPRGKGLGGSTAINGMVCIRGQAADYDGWRDLGLPGWGWSDVLPLFKRHEDFFAGADAHHGAGGEWRVDAPRMWWPVLDAVHDAAVACGVPPTDDFNRGDNLGVGPVHVNQRQGRRWSAADAFLSPAVRRRPNLEVVTGALADRLLLDGRRAVGVTWLQDGVRRSAHCRGEVVLAAGAFGSPSVLLRSGIGPADHLAELGIETLLHRPGVGANLHDHLQVAQRFRLAAGPTLNEAMNRLGGQAAMALRYLLTRRGPLTMAPCQLGLFAMSRPGLARADIGYNVLAFSRSGGFDAPFDPHPGLTLVVYDLRPTSRGRLRLHSADPGVPPRLLFNFLTTARDRQVVADAMRFSRRLMQQPAMARYAPEELWPGPAVSDDDDAALLAAAAEKAGSIYHPVGTARMGRPDDPLAVVDAQLRVLGIEGLRVADASVMPEVPSGNTAMPTLMVAEQAARFLLLPSPSATAAPPASTRGAPRAEVTPA, translated from the coding sequence GTGAGCGCTCCCACACCGGCGTCCGGCAGCGCGGCGGCCTACGACTTCATCGTCGTCGGCGCCGGCGCGGCGGGCTGCCTGCTGGCCAACCGGCTGTCGGCCGACCCCGGCCACCGGGTGCTGCTGCTGGAAGCCGGCGGCCGCACCGACTCGCTCTGGCACCGTGTGCCGGTGGGCTACCGCTACACCATCGGCACGGCGCGGGCCGACTGGTGCCACGAGAGCGAGCCCGAGCCCGGCCTCGGTGGGCGCCGCCTGGCGCACCCGCGCGGCAAGGGCCTGGGCGGCTCCACCGCCATCAACGGCATGGTCTGCATCCGCGGCCAGGCCGCCGACTACGACGGCTGGCGCGACCTCGGCCTGCCCGGCTGGGGCTGGTCGGACGTGCTGCCGCTGTTCAAGCGGCACGAGGACTTCTTCGCCGGCGCCGACGCGCACCATGGCGCGGGCGGCGAATGGCGGGTCGACGCACCGCGCATGTGGTGGCCGGTGCTCGACGCGGTGCACGACGCCGCCGTGGCCTGCGGCGTGCCGCCCACCGACGACTTCAACCGCGGCGACAACCTCGGCGTCGGGCCGGTGCACGTCAACCAGCGGCAGGGCCGGCGCTGGAGCGCGGCCGACGCGTTCCTGTCGCCGGCGGTGCGCCGCCGGCCCAACCTGGAGGTGGTCACCGGCGCCCTGGCCGACCGGCTGCTGCTCGACGGCCGCCGCGCGGTCGGCGTCACCTGGCTGCAGGACGGTGTGCGCCGCAGCGCCCACTGCCGCGGCGAGGTGGTGCTGGCGGCCGGCGCCTTCGGCTCGCCCTCGGTGTTGCTGCGCTCGGGCATCGGGCCGGCCGATCACCTGGCCGAGCTCGGCATCGAGACGCTGCTGCACCGGCCCGGCGTGGGCGCCAACCTGCACGACCACCTGCAGGTGGCGCAGCGCTTCCGCCTGGCCGCCGGCCCGACGCTGAACGAGGCGATGAACCGCCTCGGCGGCCAGGCCGCCATGGCCCTGCGCTACCTGCTGACCCGCCGCGGGCCGCTGACCATGGCGCCCTGCCAGCTCGGCCTGTTCGCCATGTCGAGGCCCGGGCTGGCGCGCGCCGACATCGGCTACAACGTGCTGGCCTTCTCGCGCAGCGGCGGCTTCGACGCGCCGTTCGACCCGCACCCCGGCCTGACGCTGGTGGTCTACGACCTGCGGCCGACCAGCCGCGGCCGCCTGCGGCTGCACAGCGCCGACCCCGGCGTGCCGCCGCGGCTGCTGTTCAACTTCCTGACCACGGCGCGCGACCGCCAGGTGGTCGCCGATGCGATGCGCTTCAGCCGCCGGCTGATGCAACAGCCCGCCATGGCCCGGTATGCGCCCGAGGAGCTGTGGCCGGGCCCTGCCGTGTCGGACGACGACGACGCCGCGCTGCTGGCCGCCGCGGCCGAGAAGGCCGGCTCCATCTACCACCCGGTGGGCACCGCCCGCATGGGCCGGCCGGACGACCCGCTGGCGGTGGTCGACGCGCAGCTGCGGGTGCTCGGCATCGAGGGGCTGCGGGTGGCCGACGCGTCGGTCATGCCCGAGGTGCCGTCGGGCAACACCGCCATGCCGACGCTGATGGTGGCCGAGCAGGCCGCCCGCTTCCTGCTGCTGCCGTCGCCGTCAGCGACGGCGGCCCCGCCGGCATCGACCCGCGGTGCGCCGCGGGCGGAGGTCACGCCGGCCTGA
- a CDS encoding quinone-dependent dihydroorotate dehydrogenase, with protein sequence MPLVPYALARPFLFGLDAEQAHEVTLGSIAALQNTPGQCLWWQPRVDDPVVVAGLRFPNRLGLAAGLDKNGSCIDGLGAMGFGFIEVGTVTPLPQQGNPRPRIFRLPSAQALINRLGFNNEGLAAFVANVQRSRSFRAGGGVLGLNIGKNAATPIDRAADDYATALAGVYPHADYVTVNISSPNTQNLRSLQTDEALAALLGALVEQRALLAQRHGRTVPLFVKIAPDLDEDQVDVVAQTLQACGADGVIATNTTLSREAVQGLPHAAEAGGLSGRPVQEASNRVIRRLRAALGPRYPIVGVGGVLSGDDARAKITAGADLVQLYTGLIYRGPALVREAARALAAAR encoded by the coding sequence ATGCCGCTTGTACCGTACGCCCTCGCCCGCCCCTTCCTCTTCGGTCTCGACGCCGAGCAGGCGCACGAGGTGACCCTGGGCAGCATCGCCGCGCTGCAGAACACGCCGGGGCAATGCCTGTGGTGGCAGCCACGGGTGGACGACCCGGTGGTGGTGGCCGGTCTGCGCTTTCCCAACCGCCTCGGCCTGGCCGCCGGGCTGGACAAGAACGGCAGCTGCATCGACGGCCTGGGCGCCATGGGCTTCGGCTTCATCGAAGTGGGCACAGTGACGCCGCTGCCGCAGCAGGGCAACCCGCGGCCGCGCATCTTCCGCCTGCCCTCGGCCCAGGCGCTGATCAACCGGCTGGGCTTCAACAACGAGGGGCTGGCCGCCTTCGTCGCCAACGTGCAGCGTTCGCGCAGCTTCCGCGCCGGCGGCGGCGTGCTCGGCCTGAACATCGGCAAGAACGCCGCCACGCCGATCGACCGCGCGGCCGACGACTACGCCACCGCGCTGGCCGGCGTCTACCCGCACGCCGACTACGTGACGGTGAACATCTCCAGCCCCAACACGCAGAACCTGCGCAGCCTGCAGACCGACGAGGCGCTGGCCGCACTGCTCGGCGCCCTGGTGGAGCAGCGCGCGCTGCTGGCGCAACGCCATGGACGCACCGTGCCGCTGTTCGTCAAGATCGCCCCCGACCTCGACGAGGACCAGGTGGACGTCGTCGCCCAGACCCTGCAGGCCTGCGGCGCCGACGGCGTGATCGCCACCAACACCACGCTGTCGCGCGAGGCGGTGCAGGGGCTGCCGCACGCGGCCGAGGCCGGCGGCCTGAGCGGCCGTCCGGTGCAGGAGGCGAGCAACCGCGTCATCCGCCGCCTGCGGGCGGCGCTGGGGCCGCGATATCCCATCGTCGGTGTGGGCGGGGTGCTCAGCGGCGACGACGCCCGGGCCAAGATCACCGCCGGCGCCGACCTGGTGCAGCTCTACACCGGGCTCATCTACCGCGGACCGGCGCTGGTGCGCGAAGCGGCGCGGGCGCTGGCCGCCGCGCGCTGA
- a CDS encoding aconitase X swivel domain-containing protein, with the protein MSSVLEPQAAATIVLKGRTVVGGTSAGEALVTTDRISGWGGIDSKTGTIVETRHQLRGVSFAGKVLVFPGAKGSSGWSNAFHLTRTMGVAPAAMLFNEMTTKIALGAVVTRCPSVTDFDRDPLSVIETGDWVEVDGDAGTVTVTKKSAR; encoded by the coding sequence ATGAGCTCCGTCCTCGAACCCCAAGCCGCGGCGACCATCGTCCTGAAGGGCCGCACCGTGGTCGGCGGCACCTCCGCCGGCGAGGCGCTGGTCACCACCGACCGCATCTCCGGCTGGGGCGGCATCGACTCCAAGACCGGCACCATCGTCGAGACCCGGCACCAGCTGCGCGGCGTCAGCTTCGCCGGCAAGGTGCTGGTGTTCCCCGGTGCCAAGGGCAGTTCCGGCTGGTCCAACGCCTTCCACCTGACCCGCACCATGGGCGTGGCGCCGGCGGCCATGCTGTTCAACGAGATGACCACCAAGATCGCGCTCGGCGCGGTGGTCACCCGGTGCCCGTCGGTGACCGACTTCGACCGCGACCCGCTGTCCGTCATCGAGACCGGCGACTGGGTCGAGGTCGACGGCGACGCCGGCACGGTCACCGTCACCAAGAAGTCCGCACGATGA
- a CDS encoding Bug family tripartite tricarboxylate transporter substrate binding protein — MTPRRTLLAGLMALACAPAWAQTAYPNKPIRLIVGNAAGGAADAITRVVGQALGKELGQQVVVENKPGAEGSLAALEVMRAPADGHTLLMGTNSALVKVPSFNTPVPYDPFKAFTPISSAGQFAMFLVVNKNLPVKTAKELQALVAAQPGKYNSGSSNSAAELAMIQLLGQGKAINVRYKGDVPALTDLVGDSIHMIWTTGTSAPAFVKDGRVKALVTLQPERSPLLPEVPTATEAGVNDKLGIKPWAGFFGPAGMPPEVTQKLSAALQKVLKAPEVREQLVAQGFDGYGMSPQQFSVYFKEQYDGFNRVVRENNIKFE; from the coding sequence ATGACCCCCCGCCGCACCCTGCTCGCCGGCCTGATGGCGCTGGCCTGCGCCCCCGCCTGGGCCCAGACGGCCTACCCGAACAAGCCCATCCGCCTGATCGTGGGCAACGCGGCCGGCGGCGCGGCCGACGCCATCACCCGAGTCGTCGGCCAGGCCCTGGGCAAGGAGCTGGGGCAGCAGGTGGTGGTGGAGAACAAGCCGGGCGCCGAGGGCAGCCTGGCGGCGCTGGAGGTCATGCGCGCGCCCGCCGACGGCCACACCCTGCTGATGGGCACCAACTCGGCCCTCGTCAAGGTGCCGTCGTTCAACACGCCGGTGCCCTACGACCCGTTCAAGGCCTTCACGCCGATCAGCTCGGCCGGGCAGTTCGCCATGTTCCTGGTGGTCAACAAGAACCTGCCGGTGAAGACCGCCAAGGAGCTGCAGGCGCTGGTGGCGGCGCAGCCCGGCAAGTACAACTCCGGCTCCAGCAACAGCGCCGCGGAGCTGGCCATGATCCAGCTGCTCGGCCAGGGCAAGGCGATCAACGTCCGCTACAAGGGCGACGTGCCGGCGCTGACCGACCTGGTGGGCGACAGCATCCACATGATCTGGACCACGGGCACCTCGGCACCGGCCTTCGTCAAGGACGGCCGGGTCAAGGCCCTGGTGACGCTGCAGCCCGAGCGCAGCCCGCTGCTGCCCGAGGTGCCCACCGCGACCGAAGCCGGCGTGAACGACAAGCTCGGCATCAAGCCCTGGGCCGGCTTCTTCGGTCCCGCCGGCATGCCGCCCGAGGTGACGCAGAAGCTCAGCGCGGCGCTGCAGAAGGTGCTCAAGGCGCCCGAGGTGCGCGAGCAGCTGGTCGCGCAGGGCTTCGACGGCTACGGCATGAGCCCGCAGCAGTTCAGCGTCTACTTCAAGGAGCAGTACGACGGCTTCAACCGCGTGGTGCGCGAGAACAACATCAAGTTCGAGTGA
- a CDS encoding tripartite tricarboxylate transporter substrate binding protein: MRLPLSNARRKSLGLLGAAALALLAVPAAAQEFPVRGKPIRVIVAFPPGAGVDAQARAVTPKLAELLGVPVVIENRPGGGTLLAAQEVLKSAPDGHTIFYSASSTMAQNPHTLLAATFDPMKDFTPISIGARGPLVLVVNSALGPKNVKDLVAWGKANPGKLSYASFGTGTSAHIFGQVFAKQTGLQMEHIPYKGGADLAADLIEGRVQMAFDAAPAAIQNSRSGKAQIIAVAAPQRSAFLPGVPTFAEQGIKDIDIVSFLGWFGPAGMKPEVVQKINAALAQSIAQPSVQEFYKQGAYTAESSTPEALARDVKQAYDAWGNLVKQAGITKQ; encoded by the coding sequence ATGCGCCTTCCCCTGTCCAACGCCCGCCGCAAGTCGCTCGGCCTGCTGGGCGCCGCCGCCCTCGCGCTGCTCGCCGTGCCCGCCGCGGCGCAGGAATTCCCCGTCCGCGGCAAGCCGATCCGCGTGATCGTGGCGTTCCCGCCCGGCGCGGGGGTGGACGCGCAGGCCCGCGCGGTGACGCCCAAGCTGGCGGAGCTGCTCGGCGTGCCGGTGGTGATCGAGAACCGGCCCGGCGGCGGCACGCTGCTCGCGGCGCAGGAGGTGCTGAAGTCGGCGCCGGACGGCCACACCATCTTCTACAGCGCGTCGTCGACCATGGCGCAGAACCCGCACACGCTGCTGGCCGCCACCTTCGACCCGATGAAGGACTTCACCCCCATCTCCATCGGCGCGCGCGGCCCGCTGGTGCTGGTGGTGAACAGCGCGCTGGGGCCGAAGAACGTGAAGGACCTGGTGGCCTGGGGCAAGGCCAACCCCGGCAAGCTGAGCTACGCCAGCTTCGGCACCGGCACCTCGGCGCACATCTTCGGCCAGGTCTTCGCCAAGCAGACCGGCCTGCAGATGGAGCACATCCCCTACAAGGGCGGCGCCGACCTGGCGGCGGACCTGATCGAAGGCCGGGTGCAGATGGCCTTCGACGCCGCGCCGGCGGCGATCCAGAACTCGCGCTCGGGCAAGGCCCAGATCATCGCGGTGGCCGCGCCGCAGCGCAGCGCCTTCCTGCCCGGCGTGCCGACCTTCGCCGAGCAGGGCATCAAGGACATCGACATCGTCAGCTTCCTCGGCTGGTTCGGCCCCGCCGGCATGAAGCCCGAGGTCGTGCAGAAGATCAACGCGGCGCTGGCGCAGTCCATCGCCCAGCCGTCGGTGCAGGAGTTCTACAAGCAGGGCGCCTACACCGCCGAGAGCTCGACGCCCGAGGCGCTGGCCCGCGACGTCAAGCAGGCCTACGACGCCTGGGGCAACCTGGTCAAGCAGGCCGGCATCACGAAGCAGTGA
- a CDS encoding IclR family transcriptional regulator — translation MPSPDDTPTEPKAEARDTVSALERGIAVLHCFTEDRRLLGASDLSRLTGIPRPTVTRLAQTLVGLGLLQTERDGERFLLGPAVVSLARVFLAGLDVRAIARPLMQAMAEACGGSVYLAVRDGLEMVLIEACRPRSTLLTARLDVGSRAPIANSALGRAYLSALPGPERDLLMESLRLVKGTDWPALQAGLQMALADAWQHGWSVSCGEFHREINSVSVPLVNANEEVMALNCGGPAFVFTEERLRQDIAPQLRRLAHTLAHDIGGRVPPARDETPSP, via the coding sequence ATGCCCTCCCCCGACGACACCCCCACGGAACCCAAGGCCGAAGCCCGCGACACGGTGAGCGCGCTGGAGCGTGGCATCGCGGTGCTGCACTGCTTCACCGAAGACCGCCGCCTGCTGGGCGCCAGCGACCTGTCGCGCCTGACCGGCATCCCGCGGCCGACGGTGACCCGGCTGGCGCAGACGCTGGTCGGGCTCGGCCTGCTGCAGACCGAACGCGACGGCGAGCGTTTCCTGCTCGGCCCGGCGGTGGTGTCGCTGGCCCGGGTCTTCCTCGCCGGGCTGGACGTGCGGGCCATCGCGCGGCCGTTGATGCAGGCAATGGCCGAGGCCTGCGGCGGTTCGGTCTACCTGGCCGTGCGCGACGGCCTGGAGATGGTGCTGATCGAGGCCTGCCGCCCCCGCTCGACGCTGCTGACGGCGCGGCTGGACGTCGGCTCGCGGGCACCGATCGCCAATTCGGCGCTGGGCCGGGCCTACCTGAGCGCGCTGCCGGGGCCTGAACGCGACCTGCTGATGGAGTCGCTGCGCCTGGTCAAGGGCACCGACTGGCCGGCGCTGCAGGCCGGCCTGCAGATGGCGCTGGCCGACGCCTGGCAGCACGGCTGGTCGGTGTCCTGCGGCGAGTTCCACCGCGAGATCAACTCGGTGTCCGTGCCGCTGGTCAACGCCAACGAGGAGGTCATGGCGCTGAACTGCGGCGGCCCGGCCTTCGTCTTCACCGAGGAGCGGCTGCGCCAGGACATCGCGCCGCAGTTGCGCCGGCTGGCGCACACCTTGGCCCACGACATCGGCGGGCGCGTGCCGCCCGCCCGCGACGAGACCCCATCCCCATGA
- a CDS encoding aconitase X catalytic domain-containing protein, with translation MRLNPDEQAMLDGRDGPAVQRAMDLLMRYGQALGAERLVDTNNVCGTVAATTPYMRDFAARKGGMDAVFSEFNLDSDDVVPIPPVKVYSTHLQLGFDPRQGERMAIPEQTIEFYDKGAAYTAGLGVNLTNTCTPYQVGNVPTRGEHCAWMESSAVVYCNSVLGARTNTEGRESTGAAMLTGKIPYWGFHVPENRRGTHLIELDVDVKSTFEWGLLGYHIGEIVQEKVPVVAGIRDVPNLQRLKHFGASASSSGGVEMYHLVGVTPEAPTVEAAFGGNTPLMRLRYGEAERRAAWEKLNHTARDREVDYVMLGCPHYSLEQIWEACQLLKGRKVHENSALWIFTPRAIKAVADQNGYTKIIEDAGAVLMSDSCSAMSRAIPKGTKVAALDSAKHAHYLPAIMGVQAWFGTTADCIDAACTGRWNGRLA, from the coding sequence ATGAGACTCAACCCCGACGAACAGGCGATGCTCGACGGCCGCGACGGCCCGGCCGTGCAGCGCGCCATGGACCTGCTGATGCGCTACGGCCAGGCGCTGGGCGCCGAACGGCTGGTCGACACGAACAACGTCTGCGGCACGGTGGCCGCCACCACGCCCTACATGCGCGACTTCGCGGCCCGCAAGGGCGGCATGGACGCGGTGTTCAGCGAGTTCAACCTCGACAGCGACGACGTGGTGCCCATCCCGCCGGTGAAGGTCTACAGCACCCACCTGCAGCTGGGCTTCGACCCGCGGCAGGGCGAGCGCATGGCGATTCCCGAGCAGACCATCGAGTTCTACGACAAGGGCGCGGCCTACACCGCCGGCCTCGGCGTGAACCTGACCAACACCTGCACGCCCTACCAGGTGGGCAACGTGCCGACGCGCGGCGAGCACTGCGCCTGGATGGAGTCGTCGGCGGTCGTCTACTGCAACTCGGTGCTCGGCGCGCGCACCAACACCGAGGGCCGCGAGAGCACCGGCGCCGCCATGCTCACCGGCAAGATCCCGTACTGGGGCTTCCACGTGCCGGAGAACCGGCGCGGCACCCACCTGATCGAGCTGGACGTGGACGTGAAGTCCACCTTCGAGTGGGGCCTGCTGGGGTACCACATCGGCGAGATCGTGCAGGAGAAGGTGCCGGTGGTGGCCGGCATCCGCGACGTGCCCAACCTGCAGCGGCTGAAGCACTTCGGCGCCTCGGCCTCGTCGTCGGGCGGGGTCGAGATGTACCACCTGGTCGGCGTCACGCCCGAGGCGCCGACGGTGGAGGCCGCGTTCGGCGGCAACACCCCGTTGATGCGGCTGCGCTACGGCGAGGCCGAGCGACGCGCCGCCTGGGAGAAGCTCAACCACACCGCGCGCGACCGCGAGGTCGACTACGTGATGCTGGGCTGCCCGCACTACAGCCTGGAGCAGATTTGGGAGGCGTGCCAGCTGCTCAAGGGCCGCAAGGTGCACGAGAACTCGGCGCTGTGGATCTTCACGCCGCGCGCCATCAAGGCGGTGGCCGACCAGAACGGCTACACCAAGATCATCGAGGACGCGGGCGCCGTGCTGATGAGCGACAGCTGCTCGGCGATGAGCCGTGCCATCCCGAAGGGGACGAAGGTGGCGGCGCTCGATTCGGCCAAGCACGCCCACTACCTGCCGGCCATCATGGGCGTGCAGGCCTGGTTCGGCACCACCGCCGACTGCATCGACGCGGCCTGCACCGGCCGCTGGAACGGGAGGTTGGCATGA
- a CDS encoding dihydroxy-acid dehydratase, protein MSEAPKRKLRSNFPRGSYLWSVRNAQWHGMGLSEADHEKPKIAVVNSSSELAACYSHLDQVAVQVKQAIRDAGGVPFEIRTAAPSDFVTGAGARGAYMLGARDVVTNDIEVAVEGAQLDGMVLLTSCDKTVPGQLMAAARLNVPSIVVPCGYQASGTYKGHHCDIEEVFIQSMHVVTGHKPADEVVEMSREAIRSPGVCSGLGTANTMHSVCEALGMALPGSAPVRALSDKMYADARAAGERIVQMVWDDLKPRDILTPGAFQNAVRLVLAFGGSLNAVKHLQAVATEAESGVDVYGLFDRLCETTPVLAGLRPIGEHMIEAFEDAGGARGLLKQLAPLLDTGVMTVTGRTLAGNLEGFEVRDAEVIRPIDRPVSSRPAILFLRGSLATSSALIKPGIGERKVRRFSGPAICFDTSDAALAAMNDGRIRHGHVVVMRGAGAFGGPAMGGGASRVVFGIDGAGLGEHVALLTDGHLSGLVCKGLVVAEVSPEAALGGPLALVEDGDTITIDLDARRCDLEVAPDVLAQRHARWQPPKPAFDRGWLQIYRRNVGPLEQGAVLVRPEGAA, encoded by the coding sequence ATGAGCGAAGCCCCCAAGCGCAAGCTGCGCAGCAACTTCCCCCGCGGCTCCTACCTGTGGTCGGTGCGCAATGCGCAGTGGCACGGCATGGGGCTGTCGGAGGCCGACCACGAGAAGCCGAAGATCGCGGTGGTCAACTCCAGCTCCGAGCTGGCCGCCTGCTACAGCCACCTCGACCAGGTGGCGGTGCAGGTCAAGCAGGCCATCCGCGACGCCGGCGGCGTGCCGTTCGAGATCCGCACCGCCGCGCCCAGCGACTTCGTCACCGGCGCCGGCGCCCGCGGCGCCTACATGCTGGGCGCCCGCGACGTGGTGACCAACGACATCGAGGTCGCGGTCGAGGGCGCGCAGCTCGACGGCATGGTGCTGCTCACCTCCTGCGACAAGACGGTGCCAGGCCAGCTGATGGCCGCGGCGCGGCTGAACGTGCCGTCCATCGTCGTGCCCTGCGGCTACCAGGCCAGCGGCACCTACAAGGGCCACCACTGCGACATCGAGGAGGTGTTCATCCAGTCGATGCACGTGGTCACCGGCCACAAGCCGGCGGACGAGGTGGTCGAGATGAGCCGCGAGGCCATCCGCTCGCCCGGCGTGTGCTCGGGCCTGGGCACGGCCAACACCATGCACTCGGTGTGCGAGGCGCTGGGCATGGCGCTGCCCGGCAGCGCGCCGGTGCGGGCGCTGTCGGACAAGATGTACGCCGACGCGCGGGCGGCGGGCGAGCGCATCGTGCAGATGGTGTGGGACGATCTCAAGCCGCGCGACATCCTGACCCCCGGTGCGTTCCAGAACGCGGTGCGGCTGGTGCTGGCCTTCGGCGGCTCGCTGAACGCGGTCAAGCACCTGCAGGCGGTGGCCACCGAGGCCGAGAGCGGCGTCGATGTCTACGGCCTCTTCGACCGCCTGTGCGAGACGACGCCGGTGCTGGCCGGCCTGCGGCCGATCGGCGAGCACATGATCGAGGCGTTCGAGGACGCCGGCGGCGCGCGCGGGCTGCTCAAGCAGCTGGCGCCGCTGCTGGACACCGGCGTGATGACGGTGACCGGCCGCACGCTGGCGGGCAACCTCGAAGGCTTCGAGGTGCGTGATGCCGAGGTCATCCGCCCGATCGATCGCCCGGTGTCCTCGCGTCCGGCCATCCTCTTCCTGCGCGGCAGCCTGGCCACCTCGTCGGCGCTGATCAAGCCCGGCATCGGCGAGCGCAAGGTGCGCCGCTTCAGCGGCCCGGCGATCTGTTTCGACACCTCGGACGCCGCGCTGGCGGCGATGAACGACGGCCGCATCCGGCACGGCCATGTCGTCGTCATGCGCGGCGCCGGTGCCTTCGGCGGCCCGGCGATGGGCGGCGGTGCCTCGCGCGTGGTCTTCGGCATCGACGGCGCCGGGCTGGGCGAGCACGTGGCGCTGCTCACCGACGGCCACCTCTCCGGCCTGGTGTGCAAGGGGCTGGTGGTGGCCGAGGTGTCGCCCGAGGCGGCGCTCGGCGGCCCGCTGGCGCTGGTCGAGGACGGCGACACCATCACCATCGACCTCGACGCCCGCCGCTGCGATCTCGAGGTCGCGCCCGACGTGCTGGCCCAGCGCCATGCCCGCTGGCAACCGCCGAAGCCCGCCTTCGACCGCGGCTGGCTGCAGATCTACCGGCGCAACGTCGGCCCGCTGGAGCAGGGCGCGGTGCTGGTGCGGCCCGAAGGCGCCGCCTGA